In the Leptospira limi genome, one interval contains:
- a CDS encoding WbuC family cupin fold metalloprotein — translation MQEIQIIDSDLIGNLISKAQNAERKRTNHNFHEQKEVYQRFLNVLSKNTYISPHRHLSDPKPETFVVLEGEIGFLIFSEDGKIKESHKLSSKGPKRGIDLQPGVWHSLVCLTDVAVCFEGKSGPYDPTVDKEFHPKYPLEGDSKVAETIQYFESQFI, via the coding sequence TTGCAGGAAATACAAATCATTGATTCCGACTTAATCGGAAATCTCATTTCAAAAGCACAAAACGCAGAACGAAAACGAACAAATCATAACTTCCACGAACAAAAGGAAGTGTACCAAAGGTTTCTCAATGTTCTATCAAAGAATACATATATTTCACCTCACAGACATTTGTCGGACCCTAAACCAGAAACCTTTGTTGTACTCGAAGGGGAAATTGGATTTTTAATTTTTTCAGAGGATGGAAAAATCAAAGAATCCCACAAATTATCTTCAAAGGGGCCAAAACGAGGGATCGATTTACAACCTGGTGTTTGGCATAGTTTGGTCTGTTTGACAGATGTAGCTGTTTGTTTTGAAGGAAAATCTGGTCCCTACGATCCAACCGTCGATAAAGAATTCCACCCGAAGTATCCACTCGAGGGAGATTCCAAAGTCGCAGAAACAATTCAATACTTTGAGTCCCAATTTATATGA
- a CDS encoding alpha/beta hydrolase family esterase — protein MMGFVRRIFLYSNVFMLAIPFSFFCKSLPTIVPVKDHTLESIVSDGIIRNFRYYIPKNRNESNLPVVFVLHGGGGSGEGMIYLSRMTEKAEEYGFIVVYPDGYGNRWNDGRKIPHSLTDKRNTKDVQFFRDMVYFLDKKIPVDTSRIHAVGISNGGFMTQRLLCEANDLFRSGYSVAAVTSKGLTEICPKPPIKSIGFIMGTSDDVVPYTGGIVSIPKDMSPKAERIPAGEVLSFVDSLSYWSSAFPCKEEIKTKKRHMNRFWKRDIEYSKLSDCSGDDVVEGYLIPGGGHIWPNGFYYQNEKQYGYLSKDLDTREIVLQFFRKTESKEKLVNNASFGN, from the coding sequence ATGATGGGATTTGTAAGACGTATCTTCCTTTACTCAAATGTATTTATGTTAGCGATTCCATTTTCTTTTTTTTGTAAATCTCTTCCAACCATTGTTCCAGTAAAGGACCATACTTTGGAATCCATAGTCTCTGATGGGATCATCCGTAATTTCCGTTATTACATACCTAAAAATAGAAATGAATCGAATTTACCTGTTGTTTTTGTTTTACATGGTGGCGGAGGAAGCGGTGAGGGAATGATTTATCTTTCACGCATGACAGAAAAAGCGGAAGAATATGGATTTATTGTCGTTTATCCCGATGGATATGGGAATCGATGGAATGATGGAAGGAAAATTCCACATTCTCTCACTGACAAAAGAAACACAAAAGATGTTCAATTTTTTCGGGATATGGTCTATTTCCTCGATAAAAAAATACCTGTGGATACAAGTCGTATCCATGCAGTAGGTATTTCCAATGGTGGATTTATGACACAACGTTTGTTATGTGAAGCAAATGATTTGTTCCGTTCGGGATATTCTGTTGCTGCCGTAACATCCAAAGGTCTAACGGAAATTTGTCCCAAACCACCAATCAAATCAATTGGTTTTATCATGGGTACCTCTGATGATGTTGTTCCTTATACAGGAGGAATTGTATCCATACCAAAAGATATGAGTCCAAAAGCGGAACGAATTCCGGCTGGTGAAGTTTTGTCATTTGTAGATTCACTTTCGTATTGGAGTTCTGCCTTTCCCTGCAAAGAAGAAATCAAAACAAAAAAACGTCATATGAATCGTTTTTGGAAACGAGACATTGAATATTCGAAACTGTCCGATTGTTCAGGTGACGATGTTGTGGAAGGTTATTTAATTCCTGGTGGAGGGCATATTTGGCCTAATGGATTTTATTACCAAAATGAAAAACAATATGGATACCTAAGTAAGGACTTGGATACGAGGGAGATTGTGTTACAATTTTTCCGAAAAACAGAATCTAAAGAAAAGTTGGTAAACAATGCATCATTCGGAAATTAG
- a CDS encoding alpha/beta fold hydrolase: protein MHHSEIRNSSTVFTTLETGSGDPVLFLHGFPDNHKTFSPIMESIAKKGYHCIAPVMRGYEPSTISHANKLHVVDLVNDVLGWMDDRRWDTVHLVGHNWGAIIAYAAGMYYPNRFRSITSLGVPLLKTFQDSFFWAPLQTFHSWYVALFQIPYLAELTIRSNQFALVDFLWKDWSPGFTPNQDHLAEIKSNFQNPGILSSALAYYRNLNDLFTESGRESIIGIFDTHITVPTQVLYGLNDGCFHKNLFEHLLNESDFPRGFRKIGFDHAGHFLHWEKREEVTKLIIEWLEKNR from the coding sequence ATGCATCATTCGGAAATTAGAAATTCATCCACTGTATTTACCACATTAGAAACAGGTTCTGGTGACCCTGTCTTATTTTTACATGGTTTTCCTGATAACCATAAAACATTTTCTCCCATCATGGAATCGATCGCTAAAAAAGGCTATCATTGTATAGCACCTGTGATGCGAGGATACGAACCATCTACTATTTCACATGCGAACAAACTACATGTTGTTGATTTAGTGAATGATGTTTTAGGATGGATGGATGATCGCAGATGGGATACTGTTCATCTTGTGGGACACAATTGGGGAGCAATCATTGCCTACGCTGCCGGAATGTACTATCCAAATCGTTTTCGATCCATCACAAGTTTGGGAGTCCCGTTACTCAAAACCTTTCAAGATTCTTTTTTTTGGGCGCCGTTACAAACATTCCATTCGTGGTATGTTGCTCTATTTCAAATTCCCTATTTAGCAGAATTAACCATTCGTTCGAATCAATTTGCCTTGGTTGATTTTTTATGGAAAGACTGGTCACCTGGATTCACGCCGAACCAGGACCATTTGGCCGAAATCAAATCGAATTTCCAAAATCCAGGGATCCTTTCCTCGGCTCTGGCGTATTACCGAAACTTAAATGATTTATTCACAGAATCAGGGAGAGAAAGTATCATAGGAATTTTTGATACACATATTACAGTTCCCACCCAAGTGCTTTATGGATTGAATGATGGGTGTTTTCATAAAAATTTATTTGAACACCTATTAAATGAATCTGATTTTCCACGTGGATTTCGAAAGATCGGATTTGATCATGCTGGTCATTTCCTCCATTGGGAAAAAAGAGAAGAAGTCACCAAACTGATCATAGAGTGGTTAGAAAAAAATAGATAG
- a CDS encoding YgaP family membrane protein, with product MFQNMGLYDRVIRVVVGLVLGGLYLGGVVEGTTAIVLFVIGLVMIATSAIGFCPAYLPFKITTKGK from the coding sequence ATGTTTCAAAATATGGGATTATATGACAGAGTCATTCGTGTTGTAGTAGGCCTTGTTTTAGGCGGTTTGTATTTGGGTGGTGTTGTGGAAGGAACCACTGCAATTGTATTGTTCGTAATTGGTTTAGTGATGATTGCGACTTCAGCAATTGGATTTTGTCCAGCATACCTACCTTTTAAGATTACAACCAAAGGAAAATAA
- a CDS encoding class I SAM-dependent RNA methyltransferase, whose amino-acid sequence MEKLQIKLEKWANGGYCLAHYDGHAVFVEGGIPGETVDITLTKQGNKEWFGIVDSVIESSPLRVPSDCPVYLECGGCSYRHISYEEEVKVKTSLLEFMFPEWIGKVEVATGPSVGYRNNVQWQMEGGQIGFFAKNTHRIIPNSSSICKNVDKRLLIEKPNDFGILSKQKPKQTRLPKTQNKANSLSLRLSQNAVVQYEKEETKFEFLSTKLTVPAKGFFQINQFLVETWIQKIKSLLPKDANVLELFCGCGTIGITLRDRIKSLYGIESHEKSIQYANQNAKANGITTYQYAVLDLYQKHIPKDLKTYPTWIVNPPRAGLSKGIIETVEMLKPKEIVYSSCNPSTLRRDVTSLKEIGYEMDYLSLFDFFPRTNHYEVLVRLRKRK is encoded by the coding sequence ATGGAAAAGTTGCAGATAAAATTAGAAAAGTGGGCGAATGGTGGTTACTGTCTAGCTCACTATGATGGGCATGCAGTGTTTGTGGAAGGTGGGATCCCAGGTGAAACTGTGGACATAACTCTTACCAAACAAGGCAATAAGGAATGGTTTGGTATTGTAGATTCAGTGATTGAATCCTCACCACTCAGGGTTCCTTCTGACTGCCCTGTGTATTTAGAATGTGGTGGGTGTAGTTACCGGCACATTTCCTACGAAGAGGAAGTGAAAGTGAAAACTTCCCTATTGGAATTTATGTTCCCGGAATGGATTGGAAAAGTAGAGGTGGCAACGGGACCAAGTGTTGGGTATCGCAATAATGTACAATGGCAAATGGAAGGTGGACAAATTGGTTTTTTTGCAAAAAACACCCACCGGATCATTCCTAATTCTTCCTCTATTTGTAAAAATGTCGATAAACGGTTGTTAATTGAAAAACCAAACGACTTTGGTATTCTTTCCAAACAAAAGCCAAAACAAACCCGATTGCCAAAAACGCAAAACAAAGCGAATTCCCTATCCTTACGTTTGTCCCAAAACGCAGTGGTGCAGTACGAAAAAGAAGAAACAAAGTTTGAATTTTTGAGTACAAAACTTACGGTACCTGCGAAAGGTTTTTTTCAAATCAACCAATTCTTAGTAGAAACTTGGATTCAGAAAATTAAGTCCTTGTTACCTAAGGATGCAAATGTTTTGGAACTGTTTTGTGGATGTGGAACCATTGGCATTACCTTACGCGATAGAATCAAATCGCTTTATGGAATCGAATCTCATGAAAAAAGCATTCAATATGCAAATCAAAATGCAAAAGCCAATGGAATCACAACCTATCAATATGCAGTTTTGGATTTGTACCAAAAACATATACCCAAAGATCTTAAAACCTATCCTACATGGATCGTGAATCCACCGAGGGCAGGTTTATCCAAAGGAATCATTGAAACAGTGGAAATGTTAAAACCAAAGGAAATTGTTTATTCCAGCTGTAATCCAAGTACTTTGCGAAGGGATGTAACTTCCCTGAAAGAGATTGGTTACGAAATGGACTATTTGAGTTTGTTTGATTTTTTTCCGAGGACGAATCATTATGAGGTGTTAGTGCGATTACGAAAACGGAAATGA
- a CDS encoding nucleoside deaminase: MKRYTIEISKHKNEIPSYSEILTKDGEFLTSSFNSVEQTLNPTKHSEILAIEAALSLTDGRYLSDHILITALEPCLLCAGAILRVKLPEVVYFVPAKPGEGISSYTTESIYLLNHFPKCTLIPKSHIKFEFLSFFKEKR, encoded by the coding sequence TTGAAACGATACACAATAGAAATCTCCAAACATAAAAACGAAATCCCTTCTTATTCGGAAATTTTAACAAAAGATGGGGAGTTTTTAACTTCCTCATTTAATTCCGTCGAACAAACATTAAATCCAACAAAACACAGCGAAATTTTAGCCATCGAAGCTGCACTTTCTCTTACCGATGGGCGTTATCTTTCAGACCATATCTTAATCACTGCTCTGGAGCCATGTTTACTCTGTGCCGGTGCTATTTTACGAGTGAAACTTCCAGAGGTAGTATACTTTGTTCCTGCAAAACCAGGAGAAGGGATTTCCTCTTACACAACAGAATCCATTTATCTCTTGAACCATTTTCCGAAATGCACTCTCATACCAAAGTCGCACATAAAATTTGAATTTCTTAGTTTTTTCAAAGAGAAAAGGTAG
- the dnaX gene encoding DNA polymerase III subunit gamma/tau: MSENHQVLFRKYRPQFFRDVIYQDLAVGSLQNAFKSKKIGHAYIFIGPRGVGKTTIARILAKRLNCERPDGVEPCNECTSCLEITKGNSNDVFEIDAASNSGVDNIRELRENVKFNAMGGKYRVYILDEVHMLSGAAFNALLKTLEEPPAHVVFILATTEYHKIPETILSRCQDFHFRKVPVTVLQSYIETLCTKEGLKYDSEGLFWIAKKGDGSVRDTLSFMEQAVIFTDGNLTGAKLRKMIGYHGIDTFTDFLNQLIDTSQSAQIFETLENLFQAGIDLSKFIWDFIEFLNSLLLIKDNLADRESINIPQEDLQKLKQNYRELDREILVLLAERIFSVYEKLNLMKLRSSYEMKVYLEIQFRKLILDREKPSVSGLLAKISELTKLVQGDISTLPDGIESVKKQIQTPIPNQEKPIPNPSTQPIAKIESPTPETKTQIPNSPTLDKNPNTKEPSTSGNHPEDMEKLLKEKFSGMEVDPKQFKNL; this comes from the coding sequence ATGAGCGAAAACCACCAAGTACTCTTTCGAAAATACCGACCACAGTTCTTTCGGGATGTGATTTACCAAGACCTTGCTGTTGGTTCTTTACAAAACGCATTTAAATCGAAAAAAATTGGACATGCTTATATCTTCATTGGGCCAAGAGGTGTCGGAAAAACAACCATCGCAAGAATCCTTGCAAAAAGACTCAACTGTGAACGCCCAGACGGTGTTGAACCTTGTAATGAATGTACTTCTTGTTTAGAAATCACAAAAGGAAATTCAAATGATGTTTTTGAAATTGATGCAGCATCCAACAGTGGCGTTGATAATATCCGTGAATTAAGAGAAAATGTAAAATTCAATGCAATGGGGGGAAAGTACCGCGTTTACATTTTGGATGAGGTACATATGCTCAGTGGAGCTGCCTTCAATGCACTACTCAAAACACTAGAAGAACCTCCTGCTCATGTCGTTTTCATCTTAGCAACAACAGAGTATCATAAAATCCCTGAAACAATTTTATCACGTTGCCAAGACTTCCATTTTCGAAAAGTACCAGTTACCGTTTTACAATCTTACATCGAAACATTATGTACGAAGGAAGGACTCAAATACGATTCGGAAGGATTATTTTGGATCGCAAAAAAAGGTGATGGTTCTGTTCGAGATACCTTATCCTTTATGGAACAGGCGGTTATATTCACTGACGGGAATTTAACAGGAGCTAAATTAAGAAAAATGATTGGGTATCATGGAATTGATACCTTTACTGATTTTCTGAACCAACTCATCGATACCTCGCAAAGTGCTCAAATTTTCGAAACTTTGGAAAATTTATTCCAAGCAGGAATTGATCTTAGCAAATTTATTTGGGATTTTATCGAATTTTTAAATTCACTACTTCTCATCAAAGACAACTTAGCTGATCGTGAATCAATTAACATTCCCCAAGAAGATTTACAAAAACTCAAACAAAACTACCGCGAACTTGATCGTGAAATTTTAGTTTTACTTGCTGAAAGAATTTTTTCCGTATACGAAAAATTGAATTTAATGAAACTTCGAAGTTCGTATGAGATGAAAGTATATCTGGAAATTCAATTTCGAAAATTAATATTGGACAGAGAGAAACCAAGTGTTTCCGGATTATTAGCAAAAATTTCAGAATTAACAAAACTAGTGCAGGGGGACATTAGCACCCTTCCTGATGGGATTGAATCGGTTAAAAAACAAATCCAAACTCCTATTCCCAATCAGGAAAAACCGATTCCAAACCCAAGTACACAACCTATTGCAAAAATAGAATCACCAACGCCAGAAACAAAAACACAAATTCCGAATTCACCCACATTGGATAAGAATCCAAATACCAAAGAACCAAGTACAAGTGGAAATCACCCTGAGGATATGGAAAAATTATTAAAAGAAAAATTCTCTGGTATGGAAGTGGATCCAAAACAATTTAAAAATTTATAA
- a CDS encoding YbaB/EbfC family nucleoid-associated protein, whose protein sequence is MFDQMKQMREAFSQLGNIKEKQEELQKRLAQIRVTASAGAGMVEVTASADGTLTNLNINPIMYNADDKKMLEDLILSATNEVQRKAKETMAHEMKNVLGFNPSDFEGVFNQIQKDGGFPPV, encoded by the coding sequence ATTTTTGACCAAATGAAACAGATGCGAGAAGCATTTTCGCAACTGGGAAACATCAAAGAAAAACAAGAAGAACTTCAAAAACGACTCGCGCAGATTCGAGTCACTGCATCAGCCGGAGCTGGAATGGTGGAAGTCACTGCGTCTGCGGATGGAACTCTTACAAATTTAAATATCAATCCCATTATGTATAATGCGGATGATAAAAAAATGTTAGAAGATTTGATTTTATCAGCAACTAACGAAGTGCAACGAAAGGCAAAAGAGACCATGGCACACGAAATGAAAAATGTCTTAGGTTTTAATCCTAGTGATTTTGAGGGTGTCTTCAATCAAATCCAGAAGGATGGAGGGTTTCCTCCTGTCTGA
- the recR gene encoding recombination mediator RecR: protein MEGFLLSDPQFQKLIQAFSSLPGIGKKSATRIGFHILRMDPSTFQSWLHHIEEAKTKLRFCDECGGLTEESICSICLSDRRDNGILCVVEQPEDIFFIENTKEYSGKYHVLNGAISPLDGIGPEQLRIKQLMSRLDTGEIKEVLIATNPTLEGDATASYLSTVIKPMEIKITRIAHGITIGGTLEYSDQYTLGKAIKSRLTL, encoded by the coding sequence ATGGAGGGTTTCCTCCTGTCTGATCCACAATTCCAAAAACTAATCCAAGCATTTTCAAGCCTTCCTGGTATTGGAAAAAAAAGTGCCACTCGTATCGGATTTCATATTTTACGAATGGACCCTAGTACATTCCAATCATGGTTACATCATATTGAAGAAGCTAAAACCAAACTTCGATTTTGTGATGAATGTGGAGGGCTTACAGAGGAATCAATTTGTTCTATTTGTTTATCTGATCGAAGGGATAACGGAATTCTTTGTGTTGTGGAGCAACCAGAGGATATCTTTTTCATCGAAAACACAAAAGAATACTCTGGAAAATATCATGTTTTAAATGGAGCCATCTCTCCATTGGATGGAATTGGACCAGAACAATTGCGCATCAAACAACTCATGTCGCGATTGGATACTGGTGAGATCAAGGAAGTTCTCATTGCAACAAATCCGACTCTCGAAGGGGATGCAACTGCTTCTTACTTATCAACCGTGATCAAACCGATGGAAATCAAAATTACAAGGATTGCTCACGGGATTACAATAGGTGGAACTTTGGAATATTCTGACCAGTATACATTAGGAAAAGCAATCAAGTCTCGATTGACATTATAA
- a CDS encoding alginate export family protein has product MFTRLLTVCILFLIPLGFLYSQEEESQRTIMNFNGSFRVRATNVGRDVLLERKTPVTPITNLDKENADRLQSEQNTIQTDLERRQKGLPSQITPRKEDVSYYDSRFLYNMSFSANKYVEGIWGMQVGDIPFGGKGLRSTGPDGFDPGLVGPGSGGERGRTSAVNVQTNFLYLNFRIPESGLFIKVGQQLFSSAQGRVLFSTGTGVSILKNFQFLRLSLEGGILRARDQSFLDVDKNGFADKNYQSSNIYYNRLKFEYFRNIRNEVYAYFLDDNDKSDNETARLAWYGLHNEFNFQKFSFIVHGILNTGTVKKLKPINDSNDVTIYNTTQRHFVKGGMYDFQFTYRWNESLNFNLIALGTTGRPGYDANGEEANLKGNGYRTLAPGFSISNIATDFTGGYALFNGSSFSGLNEYGLYSNIIAFGPYQFTLGYYQLWATKSPEIKINREFSERNGYQTSTYMGMEYNFNIRYNVTSDFQIIFRSGYFVAGDALFVLLDSKYGRVLRESFIVFEHRF; this is encoded by the coding sequence ATGTTCACTCGTTTACTGACTGTTTGTATTTTATTTCTAATTCCATTGGGATTCTTATATTCGCAAGAAGAAGAGTCTCAAAGGACTATTATGAATTTTAACGGTTCGTTTCGTGTTCGAGCTACAAATGTTGGAAGAGATGTTTTACTGGAACGTAAAACTCCGGTAACACCAATCACAAATTTAGATAAGGAAAATGCTGATCGATTACAATCAGAGCAAAATACTATTCAAACTGATTTAGAGAGAAGACAAAAGGGTTTACCGAGTCAAATTACACCTCGAAAAGAAGACGTAAGTTATTATGACTCGCGTTTTCTTTATAATATGAGCTTTTCTGCAAACAAATATGTGGAAGGAATTTGGGGGATGCAGGTAGGAGATATTCCATTCGGGGGTAAAGGCTTAAGGTCAACAGGGCCAGATGGATTTGATCCTGGATTAGTGGGTCCAGGTTCAGGTGGGGAACGAGGTCGAACTTCTGCTGTTAACGTACAAACTAACTTTTTGTATTTAAATTTTAGAATTCCAGAATCAGGATTGTTTATCAAAGTCGGACAACAATTGTTTAGTTCCGCACAAGGACGCGTTTTATTCTCTACTGGAACTGGAGTTAGTATTCTAAAAAATTTTCAATTTCTACGCTTATCACTAGAAGGTGGAATCCTTCGTGCTAGAGACCAAAGTTTTTTAGATGTAGATAAAAATGGTTTTGCTGATAAAAATTATCAAAGTTCAAATATTTACTACAATCGTTTAAAATTTGAGTACTTTAGGAATATCAGAAATGAAGTGTATGCATACTTTTTAGATGATAATGATAAATCAGATAATGAAACAGCAAGACTCGCATGGTATGGTTTACACAATGAATTTAATTTTCAGAAATTTTCCTTCATTGTACATGGTATTTTGAATACTGGAACAGTAAAAAAATTAAAACCTATCAATGATTCAAACGATGTAACAATCTATAACACTACTCAAAGGCATTTTGTGAAAGGTGGTATGTATGATTTTCAGTTCACGTACCGTTGGAATGAATCTTTAAATTTTAATCTAATCGCCTTAGGAACTACAGGGCGACCTGGTTACGATGCAAATGGCGAAGAAGCAAATTTAAAAGGAAATGGTTATAGAACTCTAGCACCAGGGTTTTCCATTTCCAACATTGCGACTGACTTTACTGGAGGTTATGCTTTATTCAATGGATCCAGTTTTTCTGGATTGAATGAGTATGGTTTGTATTCCAATATCATCGCATTCGGACCATATCAATTTACATTAGGTTATTACCAACTATGGGCAACAAAATCTCCCGAAATTAAAATTAACCGTGAATTCAGTGAACGGAATGGATACCAAACATCTACCTATATGGGTATGGAATATAATTTTAATATTCGTTACAACGTGACATCCGATTTCCAAATTATTTTTCGTTCAGGTTATTTTGTCGCAGGTGATGCGTTGTTTGTTTTATTAGATTCAAAATATGGTCGTGTGTTACGAGAATCGTTTATTGTGTTTGAGCACAGGTTTTAA
- a CDS encoding substrate-binding periplasmic protein, translated as MFPNNHRNVWKILVAFLFVPTLLLGQSSPTLEKIKKTKTLTVSVNEFYDPFYIENPNDEFPGLDVELAQEYAKFLDVDLKIIPLRTFDQHARMLEKGDSQIAMAGISSSINRFRDVYFTDPYLISTPAALVNRTALPPEPEGQIVTVQLFRNLNDLTNITGISYSVLANSSNHQFLREAFPKAQVFSYFTNEAALNELKKNNVNAFVADSFYIQALLQKDSSLRANYLPILGVVQEDHISMAIAKRDIEFLYNLNFFIKELKRTGKIQQLINKYFKSNKWVKKE; from the coding sequence ATGTTCCCTAATAACCATCGAAATGTTTGGAAAATATTGGTAGCCTTTCTATTTGTCCCAACATTACTTTTGGGACAATCCAGTCCAACTCTGGAAAAAATAAAAAAAACCAAAACATTAACGGTATCCGTTAATGAATTTTACGATCCATTTTATATTGAAAATCCAAACGATGAGTTTCCTGGACTAGATGTTGAATTGGCGCAGGAATATGCAAAATTTCTAGATGTTGATTTAAAGATTATTCCCTTACGTACGTTTGACCAGCACGCTCGTATGTTAGAAAAAGGAGATAGCCAAATTGCAATGGCTGGAATCTCTTCTTCTATCAATCGTTTCCGAGATGTTTATTTTACAGATCCATATTTAATTTCGACACCTGCTGCTTTAGTGAATCGTACAGCACTTCCACCAGAACCGGAAGGACAAATTGTAACGGTCCAACTATTTAGAAATTTAAATGATTTAACGAACATTACAGGAATTTCCTATTCAGTTTTAGCAAATAGTTCCAACCATCAATTTTTACGGGAAGCATTTCCTAAGGCACAAGTTTTTTCTTATTTCACAAATGAAGCAGCCTTAAACGAATTAAAGAAAAATAACGTAAATGCTTTTGTAGCTGATTCATTTTACATCCAAGCATTACTACAAAAAGATTCTTCTCTGCGAGCTAATTATTTACCAATATTAGGGGTGGTACAAGAAGATCACATTAGTATGGCAATTGCAAAAAGAGACATTGAATTTCTTTATAACCTTAACTTTTTCATTAAGGAACTCAAACGAACTGGCAAAATCCAACAGTTGATTAACAAATATTTTAAATCAAACAAATGGGTAAAAAAAGAGTAA
- a CDS encoding OmpA family protein encodes MASSVFAQTKEGEDTLVVSPIKGPINSEFQEFGPTMTPDAKTLYFYSKRSERSYTEIFKSERKKDGTWDFPEEVSVLNSPFDDQSPFITRDGKMILLSSNRDGSIEVMLADGKVGISRDLYVSNWNGKTWSVPTALPAPINTEEIEENPHLLGDTLLFTRYPFGKPNLAKIYYSQFKNNQWTNPKLLPSPINEQHATIAAAFNDDGKILFFSSNRPGGFGGFDLYMAKIEGEEFKDVENLGSPINSSEDEAYIVFQQVKKTFLFCRRVEGKSFDIFTASVPKQENLVQKKLEETKKISLDSVYFERASSILKPESSIPLDSIVDYLHENSEQKMKIIGHTDLTGTFEDNMILSKERAESVKQYLVSKGVDPNRLVTEGKGPTQPMVQGTDEASSKKNRRTEFVLLNP; translated from the coding sequence ATGGCTTCATCTGTATTTGCCCAAACAAAGGAAGGTGAAGATACTTTAGTTGTGAGTCCGATCAAAGGCCCTATCAATTCAGAATTTCAAGAGTTTGGTCCAACTATGACTCCTGATGCAAAAACTTTATATTTTTATTCGAAACGATCTGAACGCAGTTATACAGAAATTTTTAAATCAGAACGAAAGAAAGATGGAACATGGGATTTTCCTGAAGAAGTCAGTGTTTTAAATTCTCCTTTCGATGACCAGAGTCCGTTTATAACTCGCGATGGAAAAATGATCCTTCTTTCATCCAATCGAGATGGATCCATTGAAGTGATGTTAGCAGATGGGAAAGTCGGTATTTCGAGAGATTTGTATGTTTCCAATTGGAACGGAAAAACATGGTCTGTTCCTACTGCTTTACCTGCCCCTATCAATACTGAGGAAATTGAAGAAAATCCGCACTTGTTAGGTGATACTCTCCTATTCACTCGTTACCCGTTCGGAAAACCAAACTTAGCAAAAATTTATTATAGTCAGTTTAAAAACAATCAGTGGACAAATCCGAAACTTTTGCCTTCACCTATCAATGAACAACATGCAACAATTGCAGCTGCATTTAATGATGATGGTAAAATTCTTTTTTTCTCATCCAACCGTCCTGGTGGATTTGGTGGTTTTGATTTGTATATGGCAAAAATCGAAGGGGAAGAATTTAAGGATGTTGAGAATTTAGGAAGTCCTATTAATTCTTCTGAAGATGAAGCCTATATTGTGTTTCAGCAGGTGAAAAAAACCTTTCTATTCTGCCGGCGAGTGGAAGGAAAATCATTTGATATTTTCACAGCATCAGTTCCTAAGCAGGAAAATTTGGTTCAAAAGAAATTAGAAGAAACAAAGAAAATTTCTCTCGATTCTGTCTATTTTGAAAGAGCCTCTTCCATATTAAAACCAGAATCATCAATTCCATTGGATTCGATTGTAGATTACCTTCATGAGAATTCTGAACAAAAAATGAAAATCATCGGACATACTGACCTGACTGGAACTTTTGAAGACAATATGATCTTATCTAAAGAAAGGGCTGAATCCGTTAAACAATATTTAGTCTCTAAAGGTGTAGATCCTAACCGATTGGTGACAGAAGGAAAGGGACCCACTCAACCGATGGTTCAGGGAACAGATGAAGCATCTTCGAAAAAAAATCGAAGGACAGAATTTGTCTTACTAAATCCTTAA